The Arachis ipaensis cultivar K30076 chromosome B07, Araip1.1, whole genome shotgun sequence genome includes a window with the following:
- the LOC107606917 gene encoding protein FAR1-RELATED SEQUENCE 5-like yields the protein MANDFYVTYSKKVGFATKIRTTTYDKITKIPVNQAIHCNRDGFRGSRVKAPTRKNTISAAGCKARIYVKFDKNMQDCVLFKVELRHSHPCSARKAVHNHEYRQLTMHAKCVIEDNDEAGIRPNKTFLTLANEAGGPSNMGFSEKDLRKYITARLQTSNVNADVREMMSYFIRMKDINPNFFYAVKLDEECKFRSAVWVDARCRTSYEYYGDVVSVDSTYSTNRHGLPFVSFVRVNHNGKSTLLGYALLGNEEIPSYEWVFSKWVKCMGTAPQYLFDDRCMWVPIYFKGEFWAAMRSTQRNESMHAFYGGFLHSKTSLVQFVHEYHNVLGIKEQRELEDDAADSRGVIPCAMSSPMERQFQQEYTTIMFRDVQTEFVKKADCRVSVVAEQGPLVCTKVEEEKLVNDTILYVPYDVHFDRSSQEKVPICYVLPRWSKKIKRKHTYVKSSHDVSRSDESHVAFRGLCTHFYNVAQETVGDDNEIALLHAAMEETRAKLAVHRAKKMSESV from the exons ATGGCTAATGACTTTTATGTTACCTACTCAAAGAAAGTAGGATTTGCAACTAAGATAAGGACGACAACATATGACAAGATCACAAAGATACCCGTTAACCAAGCTATCCACTGTAATCGCGACGGGTTCCGTGGGTCTCGTGTCAAAGCACCAACGCGGAAGAATACAATTTCAGCTGCTGGGTGCAAGGCAAGAATATATGTCAAGTTTGATAAAAACATGCAGGACTGTGTTTTGTTCAAGGTTGAGTTGAGGCACTCGCATCCATGTTCAGCGAGAAAGGCAGTGCACAACCATGAGTATAGGCAGCTGACCATGCATGCGAAGTGCGTGATCGAGGATAATGATGAGGCTGGGATTCGACCAAATAAGACATTCCTAACTTTGGCAAACGAGGCTGGGGGTCCGTCTAACATGGGATTCTCAGAAAAAGATTTAAGAAAATATATAACAGCAAGGCTCCAAACTAGCAATGTGAATGCGGATGTCAGGGAGATGATGAGCTATTTCATAAGAATGAAGGACATCAATCCGAACTTCTTTTACGCGGTGAAGTTGGATGAAGAGTGTAAATTTAGGAGTGCAGTATGGGTGGATGCAAGGTGTAGGACGTCGTATGAATACTACGGAGACGTCGTGTCAGTTGATAGCACCTACAGTACAAATAG GCATGGATTACCATTTGTGTCGTTCGTTAGGGTCAACCACAATGGTAAGTCGACCCTCCTCGGTTATGCTTTGCTGGGGAATGAGGAAATTCCAAGTTATGAGTGGGTTTTCAGCAAATGGGTGAAGTGCATGGGAACTGCTCCACAAT aTCTTTTTGATGACCGATGCATGTGGGTCCCCATATACTTCAAGGGTGAATTTTGGGCTGCCATGAGGAGTACGCAAAGGAATGAGAGCATGCACGCATTCTACGGTGGATTCTTACACAGTAAGACTAGCTTGGTTCAATTTGTTCACGAATATCACAATGTGCTTGGAATCAAAGAGCAGAGggaattggaggatgatgctgcaGACTCGAGAGGGGTTATCCCTTGTGCAATGAGCTCGCCTATGGAGAGACAATTTCAGCAAGAGTATACTACCATCATGTTTAGGGATGTTCAAACTGAGTTCGTGAAGAAGGCTGATTGCAGAGTCTCTGTAGTTGCTGAACAGGGACCATTGGTGTGCACGAAGGTGGAAGAGGAGAAATTAGTCAACGATACTATTCTCTACGTTCCATACGATGTACACTTTGACCGTTCCTCACAGGAG AAAGTACCTATCTGTTATGTTCTCCCTCGATGGAGCAAGAAAATCAAGCGCAAGCATACGTATGTCAAGAGTAGCCATGATGTCAGTCGGTCAGATGAGAGTCATGTTGCATTCAGGGGACTGTGTACACACTTTTATAATGTTGCTCAAGAGACCGTCGGTGACGATAACGAAATAGCATTGTTGCATGCTGCTATGGAAGAAACAAGGGCCAAGTTGGCTGTGCACCGTGCTAAGAAGATGTCTGAGAGCGTGTGA